A single window of Sphaerodactylus townsendi isolate TG3544 linkage group LG05, MPM_Stown_v2.3, whole genome shotgun sequence DNA harbors:
- the AURKA gene encoding aurora kinase A, giving the protein MDKSGKENLNGLPNHNVKTPAANGPKRVPVSQNRAAGDAVQPQRVLAASNVPQRKLIQSFSCVAVEGDIIEFSQVSRIVKTPPLFPFVLANMGHVSKKPEAESTVKQKTETTNTSNTNNEGKKKQWSLDDFEIGRPLGKGKFGNVYLAREKESKFILALKVLFKVQLEKAGVEHQLRREVEIQSHLRHPNVLRLYGYFHDTTRVYLILEYASHGEVYKELQKVTKFDEQRTATYVTELADALLYCHSKRVIHRDIKPENLLLGSNGELKIADFGWSVHAPSSRRSTLCGTLDYLPPEMIEGRTHDEKVDLWSLGVLCYEFLVGTPPFESKTYQDTYRAISKVEYRFPPFVTEGPRDLISKLLKHNPYHRLPLEEVLKHPWVTANSTKSPRHGIAEAATTKVTQS; this is encoded by the exons ACACCTGCTGCAAATGGCCCAAAGCGAGTTCCTGTGAGTCAGAATCGGGCAGCTGGAGATGCAGTCCAACCACAGCGCGTTCTGGCTGCATCAAATGTTCCTCAAAGAAAGCTCATTCAATC TTTCAGTTGTGTGGCAGTGGAGGGGGACATCATTGAATTTTCCCAGGTTTCCAGAATTGTGAAGACTCCACCGCTGTTCCCCTTTGTCTTAGCTAATATGGGACATGTAT CAAAAAAGCCTGAAGCAGAAAGCACAGTGAAACAGAAGACTGAGACCACTAACACATCAAATACAAACAACGAGGGGAAAAA AAAACAATGGTCTCTTGACGATTTTGAAATTGGCCGTCCTTTGGGAAAAGGAAAATTTGGAAATGTGTATCTGGCTCGTGAGAAGGAGAGCAAATTCATCTTGGCCTTGAAGGTCTTGTTTAAAGTACAATTGGAAAAGGCAGGTGTGGAGCATCAGCTGCGTCGGGAAGTAGAAATACAGTCTCATCTTCG GCATCCCAATGTTCTCCGACTATACGGCTATTTCCATGACACTACAAGAGTCTACCTAATCCTGGAATATGCATCTCACGGGGAAGTCTATAAAGAGCTTCAGAAGGTTACCAAGTTTGATGAGCAGCGTACTGCTACT TATGTCACTGAATTGGCAGATGCACTGTTGTATTGCCACTCAAAGAGAGTAATCCACAGAGACATCAAGCCTGAAAACTTGCTCCTGGGATCAAACGGAGAACTGAAGATTGCTGACTTTGGGTGGTCTGTGCACGCTCCCTCCTCTAG GCGATCAACTCTGTGTGGTACCCTCGACTACTTACCACCAGAAATGATTGAAGGGAGGACGCATGATGAAAAGGTGGACCTGTGGAGCCTTGGTGTGCTTTGTTATGAATTTCTAGTCGGAACGCCTCCCTTTGAATCAAAAACGTATCAGGACACATACAGAGCCATTTCAAAG GTGGAGTACAGATTTCCTCCTTTTGTAACAGAGGGACCAAGAGATCTGATTTCCAAGCTTCTGAAACATAATCCATACCACAGGCTGCCACTGGAAGAAGTCCTCAAACATCCCTGGGTTACAGCCAACTCGACAAAATCTCCCAGGCACGGAATTGCCGAAGCTGCAACTACTAAAGTAACCCAGTCCTAG